Proteins encoded by one window of Nasonia vitripennis strain AsymCx chromosome 5, Nvit_psr_1.1, whole genome shotgun sequence:
- the LOC116417564 gene encoding uncharacterized protein LOC116417564 isoform X6 — translation MLIDTQQKDNVEDIKQEEDNAHEPAQESDEDEQESKKQDAEVDKKANESEKQGHVGAGVHNFLSALDAVSEEDDMSQAAHDDTGPSNKPTEQSAGSNSDIESNVDHNENSRKKKKWTVPKKNNAGTLIFPITPSKEFQSHLVKVKKIQQSNVNIEKLKLSISDRKNESTDRGSTASSARDNVNLKNPAPITSASTIINDDVQAPKGNNEGDKQDYATLGVGGFSSALDVLSNDPNLSKNQSTFSDVNDGQEVDFSEDEQRKDYSSRYSLNQRKKQSSGSNLKKKNANGNPVPRTSASTTISKDSNTNSKEKTPSKKIAAFDKSGILTVAQINSLSDRDLIVHSILLMQTILTNQIRKKVNEGTKTTRFEEKTNELFDIGILIKEKFPLRSKAQFDVFNNHLKTDNEFRMRFKKYFESLGENDGAAIARNILRLIITDNVGVLYSLKGQLEKERFDDKPFYHILEAAAMKCTVKNKVKDIRTAVGNWLKSSKGRIDARLESEAKKREQEKNENLENKGKNERKSRKRSKVDPILSEDDSYDEEDS, via the exons ATGTTAATTG ATACACAACAAAAGGATAATGTAGAAGATATCAAACAGGAGGAAGATAATGCACATGAACCCGCACAGGAATCTGACGAAGATGAACAAGAGTCAAAGAAACAAG ATGCTGAAGTAGATAAAAAAGCTAATGAAAGCGAGAAGCAAGGGCATGTTGGAGCAGGAGTTCATAATTTCTTATCGGCATTAGACGCCGTAAGTGAAGAAGACGACATGTCACAAGCTGCACATGATGATACTGGACCTTCCAATAAACCTACAGAGCAGTCGGCAGGATCAAATTCCGACATAGAGAGTAATGTCGATCATAATGAAAAtagcaggaaaaaaaagaaatggacagtaccgaaaaaaaataatg CAGGTACTCTAATTTTCCCGATAACACCATCAAAAGAGTTTCAATCCCATCTAGTCAAAGTTAAAAAGATTCAGCAGAGTAATGTAAatatcgaaaaattaaaattaagcaTCTCTGACCGGAAGAACGAGAGTACAGATAGAGGCTCTACGGCCAGTTCGGCAAGAGACAATGTAAATCTCAAAAATCCTGCACCGATTACATCTGCAAGTACTATTATTA ATGATGATGTGCAAGCACCTAAAGGAAATAATGAAGGCGATAAGCAAGATTATGCTACACTTGGAGTCGGTGGCTTCTCATCGGCACTAGACGTCTTAAGTAACGATCCGAATTTGTCGAAAAATCAATCGACGTTCAGCGATGTTAATGATGGGCAGGAAGTAGATTTTTCAGAAGATGAGCAAAGAAAAG ATTATTCAAGTAGATACTCCCTCAATCAACGTAAAAAGCAGTCGTCAggatcaaatttaaaaaaaaagaatgcaaACGGAAATCCTGTACCCCGTACATCTGCAAGTACTACTATTA GCAAGGATTCAAATACAAATAGTAAAGAAAAAACTCCGAGCAAGAAAATTGCAGCATTTGACAAAAGTG gGATACTAACAGTGGCTCAAATCAATAGTTTGTCTGACAGGGACTTAATCGTTCATTCAATAT TGCTGATGCAGACGATTCTAACAAATCAGAtcagaaaaaaagttaacgaAGGTACGAAGACTACGCGCTTTGAGGAGAAAACAAATGAATTATTTGATATAGGAATACTGATCAAAGAGAAATTTCCTTTGCGCTCAAAGGCACAGTTTGATGTATTCAACAATCATTTGAAGACCGACAATGAATTCAGAATGAGATTT AAAAAATACTTCGAGTCACTAGGCGAAAATGATGGTGCTGCAATTGCGCGTAACATCCTCAGATTAATTATAACTGATAACGTAGGAGTTTTATATAGTCTAAAAGGCCAgttagagaaagagagatttgATGACAAACCGTTCTACCATATTTTAGAGG ctGCTGCTATGAAATGCACtgtgaaaaataaagtgaagGACATTCGAACAGCCGTTGGCAATTGGCTAAAATCAAGTAAAGGAAGAATAGACGCAAG GCTGGAAAGtgaagcgaaaaaaagagaacaaGAAAAGAACGAAAACCTCGAGAATAAAGGaaaaaacgaaagaaaatCAAGAAAACGAAG caAAGTTGACCCGATTTTAAGCGAAGATGACTCATATGATGAAGAGGACTCATAA
- the LOC116417564 gene encoding uncharacterized protein LOC116417564 isoform X5 codes for MLIDTQQKDNVEDIKQEEDNAHEPAQESDEDEQESKKQADAEVDKKANESEKQGHVGAGVHNFLSALDAVSEEDDMSQAAHDDTGPSNKPTEQSAGSNSDIESNVDHNENSRKKKKWTVPKKNNAGTLIFPITPSKEFQSHLVKVKKIQQSNVNIEKLKLSISDRKNESTDRGSTASSARDNVNLKNPAPITSASTIINDDVQAPKGNNEGDKQDYATLGVGGFSSALDVLSNDPNLSKNQSTFSDVNDGQEVDFSEDEQRKDYSSRYSLNQRKKQSSGSNLKKKNANGNPVPRTSASTTISKDSNTNSKEKTPSKKIAAFDKSGILTVAQINSLSDRDLIVHSILLMQTILTNQIRKKVNEGTKTTRFEEKTNELFDIGILIKEKFPLRSKAQFDVFNNHLKTDNEFRMRFKKYFESLGENDGAAIARNILRLIITDNVGVLYSLKGQLEKERFDDKPFYHILEAAAMKCTVKNKVKDIRTAVGNWLKSSKGRIDARLESEAKKREQEKNENLENKGKNERKSRKRSKVDPILSEDDSYDEEDS; via the exons ATGTTAATTG ATACACAACAAAAGGATAATGTAGAAGATATCAAACAGGAGGAAGATAATGCACATGAACCCGCACAGGAATCTGACGAAGATGAACAAGAGTCAAAGAAACAAG CAGATGCTGAAGTAGATAAAAAAGCTAATGAAAGCGAGAAGCAAGGGCATGTTGGAGCAGGAGTTCATAATTTCTTATCGGCATTAGACGCCGTAAGTGAAGAAGACGACATGTCACAAGCTGCACATGATGATACTGGACCTTCCAATAAACCTACAGAGCAGTCGGCAGGATCAAATTCCGACATAGAGAGTAATGTCGATCATAATGAAAAtagcaggaaaaaaaagaaatggacagtaccgaaaaaaaataatg CAGGTACTCTAATTTTCCCGATAACACCATCAAAAGAGTTTCAATCCCATCTAGTCAAAGTTAAAAAGATTCAGCAGAGTAATGTAAatatcgaaaaattaaaattaagcaTCTCTGACCGGAAGAACGAGAGTACAGATAGAGGCTCTACGGCCAGTTCGGCAAGAGACAATGTAAATCTCAAAAATCCTGCACCGATTACATCTGCAAGTACTATTATTA ATGATGATGTGCAAGCACCTAAAGGAAATAATGAAGGCGATAAGCAAGATTATGCTACACTTGGAGTCGGTGGCTTCTCATCGGCACTAGACGTCTTAAGTAACGATCCGAATTTGTCGAAAAATCAATCGACGTTCAGCGATGTTAATGATGGGCAGGAAGTAGATTTTTCAGAAGATGAGCAAAGAAAAG ATTATTCAAGTAGATACTCCCTCAATCAACGTAAAAAGCAGTCGTCAggatcaaatttaaaaaaaaagaatgcaaACGGAAATCCTGTACCCCGTACATCTGCAAGTACTACTATTA GCAAGGATTCAAATACAAATAGTAAAGAAAAAACTCCGAGCAAGAAAATTGCAGCATTTGACAAAAGTG gGATACTAACAGTGGCTCAAATCAATAGTTTGTCTGACAGGGACTTAATCGTTCATTCAATAT TGCTGATGCAGACGATTCTAACAAATCAGAtcagaaaaaaagttaacgaAGGTACGAAGACTACGCGCTTTGAGGAGAAAACAAATGAATTATTTGATATAGGAATACTGATCAAAGAGAAATTTCCTTTGCGCTCAAAGGCACAGTTTGATGTATTCAACAATCATTTGAAGACCGACAATGAATTCAGAATGAGATTT AAAAAATACTTCGAGTCACTAGGCGAAAATGATGGTGCTGCAATTGCGCGTAACATCCTCAGATTAATTATAACTGATAACGTAGGAGTTTTATATAGTCTAAAAGGCCAgttagagaaagagagatttgATGACAAACCGTTCTACCATATTTTAGAGG ctGCTGCTATGAAATGCACtgtgaaaaataaagtgaagGACATTCGAACAGCCGTTGGCAATTGGCTAAAATCAAGTAAAGGAAGAATAGACGCAAG GCTGGAAAGtgaagcgaaaaaaagagaacaaGAAAAGAACGAAAACCTCGAGAATAAAGGaaaaaacgaaagaaaatCAAGAAAACGAAG caAAGTTGACCCGATTTTAAGCGAAGATGACTCATATGATGAAGAGGACTCATAA